One window of the Macaca thibetana thibetana isolate TM-01 chromosome 1, ASM2454274v1, whole genome shotgun sequence genome contains the following:
- the MARCKSL1 gene encoding MARCKS-related protein yields MGSQSSKAPRGDVTAEEAAGASPAKANGQENGHVKSNGDLSPKGEGESPPVNGTDEAAGATGDAIEPAPPSQGAEAKGEVPPKETPKKKKKFSFKKPFKLSGLSFKRNRKEGGGDSSASSPTEEEQEQGEIGACSDEGTAQEGKAAATPESQEPQAKGAEASAASEEEAGPQATEPSTPSGPESGPTPASAEQNE; encoded by the exons ATGGGCAGCCAGAGCTCCAAGGCTCCCCGGGGCGACGTGACCGCCGAGGAGGCAGCAGGCGCTTCCCCCGCGAAGGCCAACGGCCAG GAGAATGGCCACGTGAAAAGCAATGGAGACTTATCCCCCAAGGGTGAAGGGGAGTCGCCCCCCGTGAACGGAACAGATGAGGCAGCCGGGGCCACTGGCGATGCCATCGAGCCAGCACCCCCTAGCCAGGGTGCTGAGGCCAAGGGGGAGGTCCCCCCCAAGGAGACccccaagaagaagaagaaattctctTTCAAGAAGCCTTTCAAATTGAGCGGCCTGTCCTTCAAGAGAAATCGGAAGGAGGGTGggggtgattcttctgcctcctcacCCACAGAGGAAGAGCAGGAGCAGGGGGAGATCGGTGCCTGCAGCGACGAGGGCACTGCCCAGGAAGGGAAGGCCGCAGCCACCCCTGAGAGCCAGGAACCCCAGGCCAAGGGGGCAGAGGCTAGTGCGGCCTCAGAAGAAGAGGCAGGGCCCCAGGCTACAGAGCCATCCACTCCCTCGGGGCCGGAGAGTGGCCCTACACCAGCCAGCGCTGAGCAGAATGAGTAG